A single region of the Dehalococcoides mccartyi genome encodes:
- a CDS encoding sodium-translocating pyrophosphatase, whose product MDLSWLVWTAGLIAVLFALYLIRDVMRRDSGTPAMQDIAGRILEGAVAFLRRQYRTIAILAIVAAVAVGAVVGLLGGERGLEAYGITGFGIAWRTALAFMAGALCSGISGIIGMYISVKSNLRCAAAAAKGGLSEAVTVAIRGGAVSGFLIVALSLLGVAGIYYMYGGNPEVTPHLIIGFGFGASFVALFAQLGGGIYTKAADMGADLVGKVEAGIPEDDPRNAAVIADLVGDNVGDCAGRGADLFESTAAENIGAMILGITLYLATGNAAWVLFPLVVRAFGILASIIGIMFVRGKDNESPMNALNRGYFTAVGLSIIGIFIANQTIGGDLWLFGAGVIGILTSVAMVFITQYYTEFRYNPVKEIANASRTGPATNIVSGTAVGLETAMPTAITIGAALLLSYWMGGQTGIAGGAVFGTAAATMGMLMTCPFILAMDTFGPITDNANGVIEMAGVGGKVRKITDHLDAVGNTTKALTKGYALASAGLAAFLLFEAYLERVAFLRGETEMMAVDLSRIEVFVGGLLAVALVFFFSAVAIKAVGKTASKIIEEVRRQFKADPGILAGTSRPDYARAVDITAAAGLREMIFPGLLPVLSPIILGIFLRVTGYDSAMAIAGFLMVGTIGGIMMAAYLNNAGGAWDNAKKYIETGEMLEKDGSPVMKHTVTHAATVVGDTVGDPFKDTAGPSIHVLIKLLSTITLVLAPLFI is encoded by the coding sequence GTGGATCTATCCTGGTTGGTGTGGACAGCAGGGCTTATTGCCGTGCTATTTGCCCTCTACCTGATTCGCGATGTTATGCGTCGTGATTCCGGTACCCCGGCTATGCAGGATATTGCCGGCCGTATTCTTGAAGGCGCTGTAGCTTTCTTGAGGCGGCAGTATCGCACCATCGCTATTCTGGCCATCGTGGCTGCAGTAGCTGTGGGTGCAGTGGTTGGTTTGCTAGGTGGCGAACGCGGACTGGAAGCCTATGGCATAACCGGTTTTGGTATCGCCTGGCGGACTGCTCTTGCCTTCATGGCAGGTGCTCTATGCTCCGGTATCTCTGGCATTATCGGCATGTACATCTCGGTTAAATCAAACCTCAGATGTGCCGCTGCTGCCGCAAAAGGTGGCCTCTCTGAAGCTGTTACAGTAGCTATTAGAGGCGGTGCTGTTTCCGGTTTCCTCATTGTCGCTCTAAGTCTGCTTGGTGTCGCCGGCATCTATTACATGTACGGAGGCAATCCCGAAGTAACTCCCCATCTTATTATCGGTTTCGGTTTCGGTGCCAGTTTTGTGGCTCTGTTTGCCCAGCTGGGCGGCGGTATTTATACCAAAGCCGCTGACATGGGTGCTGACCTGGTGGGTAAAGTTGAAGCCGGTATCCCTGAAGATGATCCCCGCAATGCCGCTGTTATCGCTGACCTGGTGGGTGATAACGTAGGTGACTGCGCCGGCCGCGGTGCTGATTTATTTGAATCTACTGCTGCCGAAAATATAGGTGCTATGATACTGGGTATTACCCTTTATCTGGCTACTGGAAATGCTGCCTGGGTACTCTTCCCGCTGGTTGTCCGTGCCTTCGGCATATTGGCCTCAATCATAGGTATTATGTTCGTACGCGGTAAGGATAACGAAAGCCCCATGAATGCCCTTAACCGCGGCTACTTTACAGCTGTAGGTTTATCTATAATAGGTATCTTTATAGCTAATCAGACTATTGGCGGTGACCTGTGGCTGTTTGGTGCAGGCGTCATTGGTATTCTTACCAGTGTAGCCATGGTTTTCATAACTCAATACTACACTGAATTCCGTTATAACCCCGTTAAGGAAATTGCCAATGCCTCACGCACCGGTCCGGCTACCAATATAGTTTCCGGTACGGCTGTCGGTCTTGAAACCGCCATGCCTACCGCTATTACTATTGGTGCCGCCCTGCTGCTTTCTTACTGGATGGGCGGACAAACCGGTATCGCTGGCGGTGCTGTTTTCGGTACTGCTGCCGCTACCATGGGTATGCTTATGACCTGCCCCTTCATTCTTGCCATGGATACTTTCGGCCCCATTACCGATAATGCAAACGGCGTTATTGAAATGGCCGGAGTAGGCGGCAAAGTAAGAAAAATTACTGACCATCTGGATGCCGTTGGTAATACCACCAAGGCTTTGACCAAGGGGTATGCCCTGGCTTCTGCCGGTCTGGCTGCTTTCCTGCTCTTTGAGGCTTATCTGGAGCGGGTTGCCTTCCTTCGCGGTGAAACCGAAATGATGGCGGTAGACCTTTCACGAATTGAAGTATTCGTAGGCGGTTTGCTGGCTGTTGCCCTGGTATTCTTCTTCTCCGCCGTAGCTATCAAAGCTGTGGGTAAAACTGCTTCCAAGATTATTGAAGAAGTACGCCGCCAGTTTAAGGCCGACCCCGGTATTCTAGCCGGAACTTCACGCCCGGATTATGCTCGTGCAGTAGATATAACCGCTGCCGCCGGTCTGCGCGAAATGATTTTCCCCGGCCTGCTGCCCGTACTTTCCCCCATTATTCTGGGTATTTTCCTTAGAGTAACCGGATATGATTCCGCAATGGCCATCGCCGGATTCCTGATGGTAGGTACTATCGGCGGTATCATGATGGCCGCCTATCTGAATAACGCAGGCGGTGCCTGGGATAATGCCAAAAAATACATTGAAACAGGCGAAATGCTGGAAAAAGATGGCAGTCCTGTCATGAAACATACTGTTACTCATGCCGCAACTGTGGTGGGTGATACAGTAGGTGACCCCTTCAAGGACACTGCCGGTCCGTCAATCCACGTACTGATAAAGTTGCTTTCTACCATTACTCTGGTACTTGCTCCTCTTTTTATCTAG
- a CDS encoding DUF4870 domain-containing protein, giving the protein MTRTSTGLQENVAGLLCYVLAWISAIIFLILEKDNKFVRFHAYQSLVVFGSLQIIGLVFTIIPVLGVFISWVISVLSFILWVVLIVKAAQGFKYKLPIAGDIAERWANK; this is encoded by the coding sequence ATGACCAGAACCTCTACCGGTTTGCAGGAAAATGTTGCCGGATTACTTTGTTACGTACTTGCCTGGATTTCCGCTATTATATTCCTGATTCTTGAGAAAGATAATAAATTTGTCCGCTTCCATGCCTATCAGTCACTGGTGGTTTTCGGTTCACTTCAGATAATCGGTTTGGTTTTTACCATAATACCTGTGCTGGGGGTATTTATCAGCTGGGTTATAAGTGTTCTTTCATTCATATTGTGGGTAGTTCTGATAGTAAAGGCGGCACAAGGGTTCAAATACAAATTGCCCATTGCAGGGGATATAGCCGAGCGCTGGGCAAATAAATAA
- a CDS encoding site-2 protease family protein: MKSSFKLGRILGIEIGIHASWLIIFALLSWSLAVAYYPAIDNQISLFTGWALGVLSCLLLFGSVLAHELGHSVIAIRQGIPVKSIVLFIFGGVSNLTKEPDNPGAEFRIAISGPAVSIILALVFWLFQSVFAALNITLTSGVFLYLAQINAMLAIFNLTPGFPLDGGRILRAIIWNTLKNLRKATLISARVGLVFAYLLIFGGITAAFLGIGISGLWLALIGWFMATTAQGSYQQTVISEILSAVNVSRVMRREFKTIDPDKTLYQTLHEYILPLNQRALPVFENGQLTGLISLSDIKKIPTDKLGQTSVRQVMTPFEKLKTVNPEEHLGNVINILQSKDINQLPVLSDGKLVGIISRTSLIEYLQMRQEMETKHPDVKQ, translated from the coding sequence ATGAAATCCTCTTTCAAGCTTGGGCGGATTCTAGGCATAGAAATAGGCATTCATGCTTCGTGGCTCATTATCTTCGCTCTGCTAAGCTGGTCTTTGGCTGTGGCTTATTATCCTGCAATAGATAACCAAATAAGCCTGTTTACCGGTTGGGCATTGGGGGTTCTAAGCTGCCTGCTCCTTTTCGGCTCGGTTTTAGCCCATGAACTGGGGCACTCTGTGATAGCCATAAGACAGGGCATACCGGTTAAAAGCATAGTTTTGTTTATTTTTGGCGGGGTTTCAAACCTGACCAAAGAACCGGATAATCCCGGAGCCGAATTCCGTATAGCTATCTCCGGTCCGGCAGTCAGCATTATACTGGCACTGGTATTCTGGCTATTTCAGTCTGTCTTCGCCGCTCTCAATATTACTCTGACAAGCGGAGTATTTTTATATCTAGCCCAGATAAACGCCATGCTGGCCATTTTCAATCTTACCCCCGGTTTCCCTCTGGACGGGGGGCGGATACTCAGAGCTATTATTTGGAATACCTTAAAGAATCTCAGAAAAGCCACTCTCATTTCAGCTAGAGTAGGGCTGGTCTTTGCTTACCTGCTAATCTTTGGAGGTATTACCGCCGCTTTCCTGGGCATAGGTATAAGCGGTCTCTGGCTGGCACTTATAGGCTGGTTTATGGCTACAACGGCTCAAGGATCATACCAGCAAACAGTTATTTCGGAAATACTCAGCGCAGTAAACGTAAGCAGAGTGATGCGGCGTGAATTTAAAACTATTGACCCGGATAAAACACTCTATCAGACACTTCACGAATATATATTGCCGCTTAACCAAAGGGCGCTCCCTGTATTTGAGAATGGGCAGCTTACAGGCCTTATAAGCCTGAGTGATATTAAAAAAATACCGACAGATAAACTTGGCCAGACATCAGTACGGCAGGTAATGACCCCTTTTGAAAAACTTAAGACGGTGAACCCTGAAGAACATCTTGGCAATGTGATAAATATACTGCAGTCCAAAGATATTAACCAGCTGCCGGTTTTATCAGATGGCAAACTGGTAGGCATTATTTCCCGTACCAGCCTGATAGAATACCTGCAAATGCGGCAGGAAATGGAAACCAAGCATCCGGATGTAAAACAATAA
- the greA gene encoding transcription elongation factor GreA gives MQNSGINLDEALNQYLNDNSNKKIHQNSLVHFTRWCGKDKLVCRMTAIEVSRYPECISSSDKEVSVKLQSVRAFLTYLNEQGWVDYNLSSHIKIKKLASRKSAARTSQTAVEKIPMTASGYKKLEDELSTLKGKRIEVIEEMRLAAMDKDMRENAPYHAAKEQRGQIEGRIKEIEHELKYAEVSEYTDNNTSKVNMGNTVKLRDLKNGDQCVYTLVSPKEIEPLKGKISASSPIGKALFNRCKGDKVEIEVPSGTLQYIIEDISF, from the coding sequence ATGCAAAACAGCGGCATTAACCTTGACGAAGCATTAAATCAATATCTTAACGATAACAGCAATAAGAAAATTCACCAGAATTCGCTGGTCCATTTTACCCGCTGGTGCGGAAAGGACAAGCTTGTTTGCCGTATGACTGCCATTGAGGTATCCCGCTACCCGGAATGCATCTCTTCTTCTGACAAGGAAGTATCCGTCAAACTACAGTCTGTACGGGCTTTCCTGACATACCTGAATGAACAGGGTTGGGTGGATTACAATCTTTCTTCACATATCAAGATTAAAAAGCTGGCTTCACGAAAATCTGCTGCCCGCACCAGCCAAACTGCCGTTGAAAAGATACCTATGACCGCAAGCGGTTATAAAAAACTGGAAGATGAACTGAGCACCCTGAAAGGCAAACGGATTGAAGTTATTGAAGAAATGCGTTTGGCTGCCATGGATAAAGATATGCGTGAAAATGCCCCTTACCACGCCGCCAAGGAACAACGCGGCCAGATTGAAGGGCGCATAAAAGAAATAGAACACGAACTAAAATATGCCGAAGTCAGCGAATATACCGATAATAACACATCCAAAGTAAATATGGGCAATACCGTAAAACTCCGTGACCTGAAAAACGGGGACCAGTGCGTTTATACTTTGGTGAGCCCTAAAGAAATAGAACCCCTAAAGGGCAAAATATCTGCCTCATCACCCATTGGCAAGGCTCTTTTTAACCGGTGTAAGGGCGATAAAGTAGAAATAGAAGTACCCTCCGGTACTTTACAGTATATAATAGAAGATATAAGCTTTTAA
- a CDS encoding NAD(P)/FAD-dependent oxidoreductase: MNTDILVIGAGPVGIYTAKCLAQRGYEVRLLEKRPEMVKQICCTGLISTECAAKYGFEAEHVQNIFSEATVYSPYGRKLLLKRNTPQAIMLDRGGFQAGLLKQAVNCGVQINFGCQVNGLENTGNGICITTKGGQTFFAKAAVLAAGYNTELSWAAGLGEIKHFAFGLQGEVDTSIPTALSLFTGKAISQGYFGWLSPINDHAAKMGLLTRKNPNECWSILHNTIYKQGLIPDRNIKYACRPIPAGNLSASFGDRVLAVGDFAGQLKPTTGGGIYFGLLCADLAVACLDKKIKTNKLSKADMAEYEKSWKALIGSELYIGKLLSRIYAGLDDRLLEQIFKKCAANGMIEKMAAKSHLGFDWHGKAFAHLLKTR, encoded by the coding sequence ATGAATACGGATATATTGGTAATAGGGGCGGGGCCGGTAGGAATATACACCGCCAAGTGTCTGGCTCAGCGCGGCTACGAAGTAAGGCTGCTGGAAAAAAGGCCGGAGATGGTAAAACAAATTTGCTGTACGGGTTTAATCAGCACAGAGTGTGCCGCAAAATATGGCTTTGAGGCCGAACACGTACAAAATATATTTTCGGAAGCTACCGTATATTCACCTTACGGGCGAAAGTTACTGCTTAAGCGGAATACACCCCAGGCCATAATGCTGGATAGGGGCGGATTTCAGGCTGGTTTACTAAAACAGGCCGTAAACTGCGGGGTGCAGATAAATTTCGGCTGCCAGGTAAACGGCCTTGAAAACACAGGTAATGGTATCTGCATAACCACCAAAGGAGGGCAAACTTTCTTTGCCAAAGCCGCTGTTCTGGCCGCAGGATATAATACTGAACTCAGCTGGGCAGCCGGACTAGGAGAAATAAAGCACTTTGCCTTCGGCTTGCAGGGGGAAGTTGACACCTCCATACCAACCGCATTGTCACTCTTTACCGGTAAAGCTATATCTCAGGGATATTTCGGTTGGCTCAGTCCCATAAATGATCATGCAGCTAAAATGGGGTTGTTGACCCGTAAAAACCCAAATGAATGCTGGAGTATTTTACATAATACTATATACAAACAAGGGCTGATACCCGATAGAAATATAAAATATGCCTGCCGCCCGATTCCGGCAGGCAATCTTTCCGCCAGTTTCGGAGATAGAGTACTGGCGGTGGGTGATTTTGCCGGTCAGTTAAAACCAACCACTGGGGGAGGGATATACTTCGGTTTGCTGTGTGCTGATTTGGCGGTGGCTTGTCTGGATAAAAAAATAAAAACCAATAAACTTTCCAAAGCAGATATGGCCGAATATGAAAAAAGCTGGAAAGCTCTTATAGGATCAGAGCTATACATTGGCAAACTCCTCAGCAGGATATACGCGGGGCTTGATGACCGCCTGCTGGAACAAATTTTTAAAAAGTGTGCCGCAAATGGTATGATTGAGAAGATGGCTGCAAAGAGTCACCTGGGGTTTGACTGGCATGGCAAAGCATTTGCCCACCTCTTAAAAACCCGCTAG
- a CDS encoding CPBP family intramembrane glutamic endopeptidase: MLSALVYLLIITAAEIVTVACQPLFGLGIYILLLFSIIFRVAKTNRFHPDRLILSLSLVALIRIISLAMPLSDIPQIWWYPVIYLPLLIGTVIVARTLEYNFKDIGLNWGKIPIQILIGLTGIGLGFAEYAILKPEAIIETLSWSSLVLPGLILLITTGFVEELIFRGVLQKAALDSFEARGIIYISLIFAILHIGFLSITDIVFVFGVALIFGYLVKKTGSILGVTLAHGITNTILFAVAPLLLG, from the coding sequence ATGCTTAGTGCCTTGGTTTACCTGCTGATAATCACCGCAGCTGAAATTGTCACTGTAGCCTGCCAACCGCTTTTCGGGCTTGGCATATATATATTACTTTTATTCAGCATCATCTTTCGGGTTGCCAAAACCAACCGCTTTCATCCTGACCGGCTTATTCTGTCACTTTCATTGGTAGCCTTGATACGCATAATCAGCCTGGCTATGCCCCTTTCTGATATTCCCCAGATATGGTGGTATCCCGTTATCTACCTGCCTTTGCTGATTGGAACTGTTATAGTAGCCAGAACACTTGAATACAATTTTAAAGATATAGGCCTCAACTGGGGGAAAATACCGATACAGATACTGATAGGCCTTACAGGAATAGGGCTGGGTTTTGCCGAATACGCTATTTTAAAACCTGAAGCCATCATAGAAACCTTAAGCTGGAGCAGCCTGGTATTGCCCGGTCTGATACTGCTAATCACAACCGGATTTGTTGAGGAACTTATATTCAGAGGAGTTTTACAGAAAGCAGCACTGGATTCATTCGAGGCAAGGGGAATAATCTACATCAGCCTAATATTTGCCATACTCCATATTGGGTTTCTTTCCATAACTGATATCGTTTTTGTCTTCGGAGTGGCACTCATATTCGGTTATCTGGTCAAAAAGACAGGCTCTATACTGGGAGTTACCCTGGCACACGGAATAACAAATACTATACTCTTTGCGGTAGCGCCGCTGTTACTGGGCTAG
- a CDS encoding site-2 protease family protein: MEQGINIGKLFGIQFRLHYGWFIIFGLVSVFLATQVFPDTLDNADDLKLWIMGITTSLLFFASVIVHELAHSLIGRANGMKVKSITLFIFGGAANMSEEAETAGSEFKMALAGPASSLGLAGIFYVLYINLNGQSPELAVMNYWLAQINLILAVFNLIPGFPLDGGRILRAAFWQQTKDLTKSTRISTIAGQIFGYFFIAAGIFIVIRTQDWLSGVWLGLLGWYLSDTARTSFRQYTLQQVLKRVTPMEVIDFNIPKAKSTQIFGDYLTQTPNGAYILVEDENGLAGIINRHNLKNADNLKSKPLAELYTPVSQIPVIPPEENALDIARRMNEDKIEIVRLEGKNIQSGFITLDSLIAYMNKLPVKGITDA, translated from the coding sequence ATGGAACAGGGCATAAATATAGGCAAGCTTTTCGGCATCCAGTTCCGCCTTCATTACGGCTGGTTTATCATATTCGGGCTGGTATCCGTTTTTCTGGCTACCCAGGTATTTCCTGACACCTTGGATAATGCCGACGATCTCAAGCTCTGGATTATGGGAATTACTACCAGCCTGCTGTTTTTTGCATCGGTAATCGTCCATGAACTTGCTCACAGCCTAATCGGCAGAGCTAACGGTATGAAAGTAAAAAGCATCACCCTTTTTATTTTCGGCGGGGCTGCTAATATGAGTGAAGAAGCAGAAACCGCCGGAAGCGAATTTAAAATGGCACTGGCCGGACCGGCCTCAAGTTTGGGACTGGCAGGAATATTTTATGTTCTGTATATAAACCTTAACGGACAAAGCCCTGAACTGGCCGTAATGAACTACTGGCTGGCTCAGATTAACCTGATACTGGCGGTATTTAACCTGATTCCCGGCTTCCCCCTGGATGGAGGGCGCATTCTCCGGGCAGCCTTCTGGCAGCAAACCAAAGACCTGACCAAATCCACCCGCATTTCAACCATAGCAGGCCAGATATTCGGTTATTTTTTTATAGCGGCCGGAATATTTATCGTGATACGCACCCAAGACTGGTTGTCCGGCGTCTGGCTGGGATTGCTAGGCTGGTATTTATCTGATACCGCCCGAACCAGTTTCCGCCAGTATACCCTGCAGCAGGTGTTAAAAAGAGTCACACCTATGGAAGTAATTGACTTTAATATACCCAAAGCTAAATCCACCCAGATTTTCGGAGATTATCTGACCCAAACACCAAACGGGGCATATATACTGGTTGAAGATGAAAACGGGCTGGCAGGTATAATAAACCGGCACAACCTGAAAAATGCGGACAATCTTAAATCCAAGCCCTTAGCTGAACTGTATACTCCTGTCAGCCAAATACCAGTCATACCGCCGGAGGAAAATGCTCTGGATATTGCCCGCCGCATGAATGAGGACAAGATAGAGATAGTCAGGTTGGAAGGTAAAAATATCCAATCCGGCTTTATAACTCTGGACAGCCTGATAGCCTATATGAATAAATTACCGGTAAAAGGCATTACGGATGCTTAG
- the thiC gene encoding phosphomethylpyrimidine synthase ThiC, translating into MTQLKQARRGIITPEMEAVAKIEGLPPEFICQGVADGNIVIPANKLHNNLKLCGIGKGLSTKVNANIGTSTDFGSVASEIEKLKMAEMAGADTIMDLSTGPKINSVRQAILKNTCLPLGTVPVYQAAVEAKDRYGAMVKMTSDDLFGAIESQAKEGVDFVTVHCGVTRQVIDTFKGQGRLTDIVSRGGTFTAGWMVFHQAENPLYEYFDRLLDICREYDVTLSLGDGLRPGCIADATDRAQVAELLVLGELVKRARDAEVQVMVEGPGHVPLNQIEANIHLQKSVCEDAPFYVLGPLVTDIAPGYDHITGAIGGAIAAAAGADFLCYVTPAEHLSLPDVTDVRDGVIASRIAAHAADIVKGVNGAAERDRQMAIARKKLDWESQLNLSLDPEHARFTRDRFKTKGKACSMCGDFCAMELAEKHLGVSVSRC; encoded by the coding sequence ATGACCCAACTCAAGCAAGCCCGAAGAGGCATTATCACTCCCGAAATGGAAGCCGTAGCCAAGATTGAAGGACTACCGCCGGAGTTTATCTGCCAAGGCGTAGCTGACGGTAATATTGTAATACCTGCCAACAAACTCCATAACAATCTGAAGCTGTGCGGTATAGGCAAGGGACTTTCCACCAAGGTAAATGCCAATATCGGCACTTCCACAGACTTTGGTTCGGTGGCAAGTGAAATTGAAAAACTGAAAATGGCCGAAATGGCAGGTGCCGATACCATAATGGACCTCTCCACCGGCCCCAAGATAAATTCAGTCCGCCAGGCTATACTGAAAAATACCTGCCTTCCGCTGGGGACTGTGCCTGTCTATCAGGCAGCTGTGGAAGCTAAAGACCGTTACGGTGCTATGGTAAAGATGACATCTGACGATCTGTTTGGTGCAATAGAATCCCAGGCCAAAGAGGGGGTTGATTTTGTAACTGTACACTGCGGGGTTACCCGCCAGGTCATAGATACATTCAAAGGGCAAGGCAGGCTTACCGATATAGTTTCCCGCGGGGGTACTTTTACCGCCGGCTGGATGGTATTCCACCAGGCAGAAAACCCGCTTTATGAATATTTTGACCGCCTGCTGGATATCTGCCGCGAATATGATGTTACTTTGAGCCTGGGAGACGGGCTGCGCCCCGGCTGTATTGCAGATGCAACAGACCGCGCCCAGGTAGCTGAACTGCTGGTGCTGGGTGAACTGGTAAAAAGAGCCAGAGACGCCGAAGTGCAGGTAATGGTGGAGGGTCCCGGGCATGTGCCTTTGAACCAGATAGAGGCCAATATACACCTGCAGAAATCCGTCTGTGAAGACGCCCCCTTTTATGTGCTTGGCCCGCTGGTGACCGATATTGCCCCCGGCTATGACCATATTACCGGAGCTATCGGCGGGGCAATTGCAGCAGCTGCCGGTGCTGATTTCCTGTGTTACGTTACCCCAGCTGAGCACCTGTCTCTGCCGGATGTTACCGACGTAAGAGACGGTGTGATTGCCTCACGCATTGCCGCCCATGCCGCTGATATTGTAAAGGGGGTAAACGGGGCAGCAGAACGTGACCGGCAGATGGCCATTGCCCGTAAGAAATTAGACTGGGAAAGTCAGCTTAATCTTTCACTTGACCCGGAACATGCCAGGTTTACACGTGACCGCTTTAAAACCAAAGGTAAAGCCTGCAGCATGTGCGGGGACTTCTGCGCCATGGAACTGGCTGAAAAACATCTTGGCGTTTCCGTCTCGCGGTGCTAG
- the rsmG gene encoding 16S rRNA (guanine(527)-N(7))-methyltransferase RsmG — MNEFICGLSSLGITLSFVQFEQFETYYHELVDYNSRVNLTAITEYKDVQVKHFLDSVSLVLAGIKGDEKILDVGSGAGFPGLPLKILFSDIQLGLLEATQKKARFLSEITAKLGLTGVEIISQRAEDAAQNPLYRQKYTLVTSRAVADMATLAELTLPFCALGGRVIAPKKGDIEEEMDRANTAVKKMGGRVFEVIKIALPGLEDGRKLVVLEKISNTPALYPRRAGIPAKTPLI; from the coding sequence ATGAATGAATTTATTTGCGGGTTGTCATCTTTGGGCATCACTTTGAGTTTTGTCCAGTTTGAGCAGTTTGAAACGTACTACCATGAACTGGTGGACTATAATAGCCGGGTTAATTTGACGGCTATTACAGAATATAAAGATGTCCAGGTAAAACACTTTTTAGATTCTGTTTCACTAGTATTGGCCGGAATCAAGGGTGACGAAAAAATTTTGGATGTGGGCAGCGGAGCCGGTTTTCCCGGTCTGCCACTAAAGATACTTTTTTCTGATATACAGCTTGGTTTACTGGAAGCTACTCAGAAAAAGGCCCGTTTTTTAAGTGAAATTACTGCCAAACTGGGTTTAACCGGTGTTGAAATAATATCCCAAAGGGCAGAAGATGCGGCTCAAAACCCCCTCTATCGCCAGAAATACACTCTGGTTACATCAAGGGCAGTGGCAGATATGGCAACTTTGGCTGAGCTGACTCTGCCGTTTTGTGCTCTAGGCGGGCGGGTTATTGCCCCTAAAAAAGGTGACATTGAAGAAGAGATGGATAGGGCTAATACCGCTGTTAAAAAGATGGGCGGGCGGGTGTTTGAAGTGATAAAGATTGCATTGCCGGGCCTTGAAGATGGCCGCAAACTGGTGGTGCTGGAAAAAATTTCAAACACCCCGGCTTTGTATCCCCGCCGTGCGGGAATACCGGCTAAAACCCCCTTGATTTAG